atagtaacatctggtaacaatatttttgtttcgtAGCTATAGCAACTGCACTTAATTTCCTGTTACCTACGTCTTGTGCTTCCATGTATTACATACAGAGTGTCCAGGTTGAAGTGTGACAGACCCGTTATAccgtaactattaatgatCCAAAAGTTGTTGACATCAAAATTGCACGATATAATGGGAACTGTGTTTTGGTTGAAATacaaatttctttacattattagtttaagagatatgatggtcaagttctgctttttaaatggaaatatatacatatatatattttttcggATCATAAGATAGTGCTTTTCAAGAGGAAtttattaagctttaatgtatacacccgattttaattagctTTCAAGATATTACGTTTATCAGCGATATTTACCGATTTTCAGCGGATACGTCTCGATTCAAAtagcaagtcgtaaaagcgaCCCTATTGTTGCGATGAGACCTCCACACCATGGGACACTTAGAATAGTGAATActataattatgtaaaaacCATCAGTGGATATAGAGTTAaccaaattattaataattcttaggcgaacatttaaaaaatgttagtACATTACAGTTTAGAAATTGAaagcaaaatttattttaggatgagaaaaattaatatataatacttACTCGTTAATTTCGTGCTGTATATAATTTCCTGTTAGAAACGCTGTCACAGCCATGGATGCACTCCTTTCCCTTGGCTAGATAGCCAAATATATAGCTGATTCGCATAAACAAATGAATAGACAATTAATGTTTAGCTACAGTACACAACCTATGaatgaaatgaagaaataaatgtCGAATGAATGAGTATCTGTGTCATATGTATGTAAACAAATGAGTTGTGAAGAACGTGGAATATTATTGATGCTCCATATACTTTGCTTCGTAGTCAGAAAGACTTGTCTATAGAAACTTGAGAGCAGGAAATTATCAAAACAGGAACTGTAATTATTTTAGCatgtaaataaacaaaatagtGAAAATCAACTTATGTTAATTTTTACAAGACAAATCCTCAAGTATTTCTCcaaactgaaataaaatactccGCTTTGAACCTTTTAAATCCTAACCGACATGTTCTATTGTTGCTGGTCAAAGTTAAGGTGTATATCATGATTAATATTGTATtccatttataattattcgtaCAACGATACACTCATTCGTCTTCATCACTGTATCATACTACAATACCGAAACAACATCGTCAAGTCATCAATAACCTTCTACAGTCCAATTAAGTATGCGCTCGAAatcattgatttaatttttctctatAAATATTTAGTTAACTAGTCTTTTACATTGTCTAGttctattttatacattatttatGGTACATCATCTGCATTCAAAGTTGAAGTACCTATTTGATAACATAAATGGTAGGCATAGTTCATGACGCACAAAGTACCTGTGGTGGTATTACATTTCACaattaaatgttatattttatcaGCAACAAGTAGGCTTCAGAAcagtattaatttttaaattagagaaaattgaaattgcatTATGTATAATAGTGTACAAGCACTTTTATAAAACTGAAATATCATTTCAAAGCACCAAAGTATGGTGATTCAGAACTTCTCGAATAGAGTGTGCGATATTCTAAATTAATGCGAGATAAGTTCTTAAATAAATCCACTTCTATTTTCTCGTCTACGTTGTCGACCATAATTGAGTATTATTAACCAGATTAATGGTATTATATAAATGACTATAATGTCAACCATTTGCGTCGTGTCTTCTTGACGATTGTATTTCTTTCCGCATAAAACTCTTGGAATTTCTGATAATATCTAAACTCTATTAACGGCTGATGTACATAAATTGATAGGTTTAATATTAAGACATCTATTCTCACAAGAGAAATCGTTTTGGATTGAATATTCTCCTTTTTTTACTTAATTTTCCAGATTGATGTAATCCTGAATAAGAACAACCGTGAGACTATGTCACTTCAGTCGAATATAATAGCTGAAAATCGATGTAAATTCGTCATTCAACGACACCGTTGAAAACTACTGACAATAACTGAAActttacatatctaatatgtGCTTTGAATCGAATAAATAGTTGCATAAATCATAAATCTTTCCGTGTTGGTCCAGGATTCTCAGTAACGTGATATTGGAAACAGAAGGGAGGTCTCTCTTCCCGGTCCGCGCCTTTCCTACTAGTAGCCCGATTTCTGAGTTAGTCGCGCACTCTGTGAACGGATCGTGAAAGTTATATTTACCCAGTTATTGTTCATTTTGTGTAAGATGGAGGAGAAAAATAGTTCTGGAAACACTGCAACAGTGGAAAATTCGGTGGCAAACCCGTCACCTGCGAAAAAGTCTGTAAAATCGAAGACAAAATCACAGCGTACTAAATCGTCGCATCCATCAACTGCGGATATGGTGAACGCTGCTATCAAAGCGTTACAAGATCGCAAAGGATCGTCACTTCAAGCTATCAAGAAATACATAGCAACGACGTATAAAGTTGATGGTGAAAAAATGGCGCCATTTATTAAGAAGTACTTGAAAACTGCCGTAACTGCCGGGGCGGTGGTGCAAACTACGGGAAAAGGTGCCTCTGGCTCGTTCAAGCTGTCCACATCTTCGAAGGGTTCCGAATCTAAGAGCAAATCCAAACGCCTCGTGAAACGGACTGTATCTGCTGCAGCTGAAAAGAAAGCTGTGGAGAAGCCAGCGAGTCCTAAGAAAGCGACTGCCCCGAAGAAAGCACCAGTAGTGAAGAAACCGGCCGCGGCAGCCAAGAAACAATCTTCTTCGAAGAAAGCAGCTAAAACTGTTGCTGCTAAGATAACAGAATCTGTGAAACGAAAGGCAGCACCACCACCGAAGAATTTGTCAAAAGCGAAGAAAGCCACAAAAGCGCCAGCAGCAAAGACGAAAACTCCAAAACCAAAAACAGCAAAATCGCCGAAAATCGCAAGAGCAGCGGCGAAAAAGTAATTCGTTGAAGAATACATACCAATTGGCCCTTTTCAGGGCCACAAATCttattttacaaagaaacaATCTTTGTTTGCACTCGGCAAGATTTACCTGTTCATTCCAAATTCCTTTCTCCTTTAAAATAAGATTTTGATACAAATTTTATGCAAAATGTGCATTTCCTTTGCAAATCTGCAATGTGTGTTATCTTATCGGTTTACATACATGTATTGTCTCCGTAGAATCATTGCTTCATACGACATTCTGTTAGAATCATTTATTTGATAAGCGCTTTTTCTAAGGTAGGTCGTTCAAGGCAAAAGTAAATATTTGTTTCTATGCAGTGTTCTGAAAGTAAGCGTAGGTTCAAGAATATGTTTCTCACGCGAATCACTTTAGACACACAATGTTGTTCATAGTGAAGTCATTAaagttcaaataaaatttaattactggACAACAACAATTTGATTATTGAAAGTATAAATtctcgttttatttttaaagcaTTTACTAACTTGGATTTTccaattatatttcaaaatgtaCGTACAATAGCTTtcctttttaataaaatactgaAGTGTTCGTAACGctttaaattgaaatgaatGCAGCATGTCgttaaatatatttgaaaatacttGTATAAGTGCTCAATGCAAATTTCCCATAGGTttagtaaatattttatggTTAGCAGAAACTCGAATCAGATCTGTATTAACATATGTAAATCAATCATTATCTTCCTTTTTTATCAACTCTTTAAAGTTTTCTCATAACGCTGGAACTGCACTTTAGCAACAGTAAGCAACAATTTACATTCAATTGCATTTAAGTATCTTTGTAGGTACGAactcttttaaaaaatatgtgggtaaaagattataattaaatatgatATCGCAGTGCATACGTACAGTATCCCTGTATAGGGATacaagtattttattttactttcagATCTTATTAATTGTTCATTAAAACATAtgaatataatatgtacatatcGTGTCGTTGtttacaaatatatatttttctatttgttgCCCCGTAGACCCTTCAGGTCCCGGTTAAATAACCATCAGGTCGAAGTTTGTACCTGAGTCTATGAAACCGAGGTCTGGTCGACCACTCTTCATTAGGGTCATGAACCGTTAGGCGCTTCGCAATTAAACATTGAGAATTCCCAACAATTGCGGAAAAACCCACAGTAAACCTTCCACTTCCTCACCTTTACTCCTTCACACCTCCCGCCACATTTTTCCATCACTTTCTCCGAAATCAAAAAGTCCTATCAATCATAGCACAATTTTTCCTTCCGTTTGCATATTCCTTCCCGCGTTTCCACCAATCAACGATAGTTCCACCCATAGacaattttcattattgtacatacatactcAGAAAAGAGCGTTAGAACTCCGATATATATCTTGTGCTAACAACGCCTCTGGTAAACTATATATACACTGCCATTGTACACCACATACTCTGTTAGTGAAATATATCTTCATATTAAACCAATCAGTCTACTCAATtctttcattaaattattcgaGGATCACTGAGACATTTGAGAGCGAATCAACGATCTCAGGTCAAAgtattatacaatatttatgtTGGAATTTGGTGCGCCTATGTGCGGTCCGGGACGTAGAGGATGCAGGCGCCTtccccttctctttcttttccttaaaAAGGTGTAGTGGGGCGGCGCGGGTTTTCGGCGTGGAGCGATGGCACTCTCTGCCGGCTTCAGCGATTAGAATCAGATCTGACGCGTCATATAAAGAATAATAAGTGAACACAGtcgttttatttttacccACACAATCAGAACTTTCAAAAGGTTATGGGTCCAGCACGCTTCCACTGCGCAAGAGATAGTGCATAAACTAAGTGTGGATAAAAAGAGATTTGAGTGAGAGTTTTGTTGTTTTCCGGCTGTATTTTTTTGTGACGTGCTAAAACTGCGAAAGTCTGACTATAGTCAACGGATACACAGGTGGTTTATTCATCGAACTGACAGAAAAGAAAACCCATCAAGAggaaaaaatggattcggaCAGCAACAGCTACGGATTCGGTAAGCGCAAAATCACGGATGAAACTGTGAGAGTAAGAACAGAGGGTATGATTAAAGATGCATATTTCTTTTATGTTAAGTTATTAGTGTCGGGTACTTGCAAAGAATCTAAACCACTTGAGAATCGAAGAAGAAATCGGCATAATTAACTGCTTTACGCCAAGCAATATAAGACGTGAATAAatgatggaaaaataaatattatttggaaaaagaaaaaaatgttattaagcTAATAATATGAtcatataataaatgaaagaaagaaaaaaaagggccCAATACTGCCGACAAAGGTAGATGCCGATTCTGAGAAACAAAAAGTAACGTCGTCAAAGACGTGAAACCGGATACGTTCAAGTGGGGGGGGATAGCCCACGTGTTTAAACTGCGGTACCCGGCAGAAtgtggttttatttttttatttttttatgaatcGATAATCGACATGTGATTATTTTGAATGTATACATTCCAAaggaagaatttttaaaatagatatttaatGAAGCGATTATTCTATGAAAtaagatttgaaaaaaaaaaaaaaacgaaaaatttcaaatgaataatgtACATTATTAACGAATTAAGATGTGTATTaacttaaaatattttttttatagaaaaaaggctagaaatttttcaaaaatttctagaaACATGTACGAATACCTTTCGTCTCAATAAAGAGCATGTGAATGAAAAGGTGTGGCTAAAAGTACAAAAGGATATTGTACATGTAAACACCGAATCAGGTGCTAATTATCAATTAGGTACGTAAAAAGAACAGATATTTGATACAATAAGACGTGATTGAAGAAGAGAATTAAGATCTGCTTatattgaattaaagtaaggtaaagatatttatttaaaattaaataaatttgaaggTGACACCGAAATTCTTGTTGGGTGATCTTCGCAATGGTTACATGCTGTGCGGGTACTATTGCGTGGGTCACTAAAGTGACATCGAAAATAATCTTGTGTCCAGATATTAACGATTTTACTTGTTTCGGTTCGGTTATGCTTATTGTTCGGCTTATCGAACTAGAAGCACAGTCTATTTGGCAAAAATCATCGTTTGAGATGATGAGAACTCTAAACAAATAAATCCATTTACAGCAAATATTGAATTCGATCCCGAGGAATGGAAACTGATAAAAAGAGTGATTATAACAGAAACTGTAGGGGAACAAGGTATAGAGATGCCAAGGACGGAAATCCAACAAGAAAATGCAGAGAACATTTCTGAGGAGATAGGAATGGAACTCCTAAGTGACGAAGTGAATGACAAGGAAGAGGTGAATCAAAAGGATGTGACAGATGTTAAGAGTGATGGCAAATTAGATCGATCAAAAGATGGGAAGAAAGATGATGTTCAGAGCATGGGAGTGATTAAAAGCACAGTTAATACCTTGTGCACAACTGTCAGTAACATGATGAGTTGTTGGAAAGAGCATGTTGTTTCTACTGGAAATGCGATTAGCAATATAGAAGCGACAAATAAGGAAAATGACGCGAAGCTTTCCAAACTAGAAGACAGTGTTAGAACTCTTACTGAATTGTTGAAAACAATCAGGCAAGAAAAGACTGGTAAGAAAATTGACGAGGAAAGTCAATCattaagtaaaaataaagCTGTAGAGTTTAACTCCGTTGTATCTGGGGACGAGAGCAACTCTGTAGATGAGAAAATAGCTCTGGCCGTAAGAAAAgagttagaaaaattaaacgcTAAATCAACTAGCGGTACAACAAAATCCTTAGCAGATGAATTTAGAGACacaataaaatttgaattagtCAGTAAAGAATCGGGAGTTAAAAGAGATTATAAACTGACTTCTCACATGAAGTTAGAACATATTTATGATTATTTTTCGTCAGAATTGAGAATGCATGATTTGTTGTATGTAGTTGATACAAAGTCTGTGTTACTAGCCGGGGCCTAATTTCGgttatggtaattgttaatggcttgaccagtgttgttattaagggcacagactccttgtgccatgacctgtatgcgtgcactcacacaatcaacgaaaagcatgcacgtatatgATGTGCGTgagagacactcgatttcgtagatttcGTTTTTCGTCTCAATAATTGCAGAAATGACATTTTCGCGGGTACAGCACCCACGGGTAGACTTTACCACAGGTTGGTCTGGTCCGTTTGAACGCTAACAAACACCATACGCTGaaaaaaatggtattttcgacACTGTAAGgttgagacagacgctgttgtaagcaaacaacatggctgccgaatgctgcgttcggctgcattttagcaaatattggacgatttaatgtTCTTTTCACCCATAGCACACCAGACCACccttccttgaactagcacaatatcactgaaattcgatttttcacaattgatcacttctggaagacgtaaaacgaaatttacgatttgcacgcatcagacgtaaAATAGACgtaagaatagttcactgattctccgtcagaggcattgatggtatatgtgaccacgttatcatcggggtcgataaaaactcaaatcagtcgataaatgtaaattctaatttgacaccacaaacggctacgcgaatatagccacaagtatggcatagttgccgcaacgtacagtaaaacctggataaatgcaatcaatattgggacccagtggttgcatttatccaagcgaggtgtcgaatctcggattacacgcgacgaccagccaagcgtgaacgtagaaagagacagacagtggtggaaagagagaggtccgatgatcaaaggaaagagccgaaacgtatcggtgtgactaatactaattgaagtataaaacttttttatttttgactttttttattgaaacttttactaacgcatcggtgaaatttttctgattacaatggtaccaaacacgatatagtttcaattataattacttgctaaaattgatgttaaaggttggcaaaaagcaacagagatcgacatcaaaaccagtcgcggtgttggctctggtttcaaaggtttcatttatccaagcacggtggcgattctgggcatttaatgttgcatttatccaagcaaggtgtcgattctgggcatttaatgttgcatttatccaagcgaggtgtcgattctgggtatttaatgttgcatttatccaagcgaggtgtcgtttctgcgtccgtacacatgttttgtattcagccgacatgccgattctgtgtccgtacacatcttttgtattcagccaacatcatttatattcagtcgTGGTGTAAATTCTatgtttattcgattactattgtttataaatataattcaaactatatcgtgtttggtgtcattttaatcagaaaaatctcacaaatgcgttagtagaagtttaattaagaaaaagttaaaaataaaaaagttttatcgttcaattagtattagtcacatcgatattacggtcggatcatattacacggtttcctcgccgagcggctcggttcggcttagggggatccccccaagtggaggggatagcgatgttgcacttatccaagcattctttcgttgcatttatccaggttttactgtattatgacttctgtcacgctgttgccacatctgttacaattgcaacaggctcgagccgattttgattcctgccagacatagaaaagaatagggcGCTCGAGAGAGAAGGAGGTCCGAGAACGAAATAATACATGtactaatgtgtgcaaccatcaaacttttttattcatatttataatcatgttttttaatcaatgaaattgcagatagaatacttgaaatgatatgccagaaaaatgaattataaaacttgcaccatatacagtgaaaacttgataaatgtaactattgccggtccacttcgcaactgttatggaataggagaatcatttttctGAATGGTAGGTCGATCCTGCTTCCTGGTTATAGTCAGTCGAATATTTGTTGTCCTGGTTTCTCTGAGAGCGGTTCTCAAGTTTTGCAGTGCCGAAACGACGTCCtcttctttgatttcttcccaaaaatttcgtgtaacaaaaacggtagatttgaaattcttgtCTGGATGTGGTAATAACTTGTCCCTTCTTTGGACTATTGTTGTTGAGGTCCTCCTTTTCGAGATAACCAACATCGATAAGCATTCTTCCTCCAGGGTCAATTAGTTGGCAATCTGCGGATGTCAAGTGTGCGTAGTTCCCTTTGTGGTGATGAGCGTTTCTTCGCAAGTTAGTATTTTACAGCGGCCGTGATCATGTTGCTCTTCTTCCGATGATGAGTCTTCTGGGTGTGATGATAATGAGTCCGCTGCTGATTCGTAGCAGATGGGTAGAGTATTACTAAGGTGCATTGGAGTGCTTTCTTGAATTTGGGTACCCGGTGGAGTCTGCGGTCTCGCAGGTTGCAGGGGTGCTTGTAAACCTTGGATATCTGGTCCGTCTGTTGGTGGTGTAGGAGGGTCAGGTAGTTCCACAACCGTAGCCGCAGGCCTTATGCTAGTCTgactgttttcctcttcgtcgaaagatattaaatcttCAGTATTTTGTGGAGTCTCGGAAGTGGTTGGACTTTGTATGAAATGACCAGCGGTTTGAGTGGAATGCGCTATTGGCATAAATGGAGAGGTTGGATTGATATCGTCCTGTAGTTCGAAAAGATTTTGTGAATGGGTAGGTAATGGTGATTTTATGATTGGTGTGATCCTGTCGGTTGGATCTTGatgtattttccttcttctaattGATCGGGGTTGAGGCGTGGTTGTCGCTTCATCAGAACTGCTGGTGTCTTCCGTGTATGTTGGTCTTTTCTCCCGATTTCGTCGCAATTCATGGATGCGTCGACCAATGGTGTCCGGCTGAGGGTCCGGGTTTGGTATTGGCACTTTGAACTCCTTGTCATCTCGTGGAATCAGAGGGAGACAGACTGTAGGAGGGTTCCGTGATAAAGCGTCGgcgtttttgtttattttcccaGGTTTGTGAATGACATCGTACTCGGACTCTAAGAGTCTTAATTTCCACTTTACTAGCAGTGAAGTGGGGTCTTTAACTGAATATAACCAAACAAGAGGTCGATGATTCGTGACAAGTGTAAATCTTCGTCCGAAGACATATGGTCGGAAATACTGTACTGCGTATACCATGGCTAGACACTCCTTTTCCGttgctgaataatttctttcggcTGGATTCAAACTTTGAGAAGCGTATGTAATTGGTAAGTCTCGTCCAATTTCCCCTTGGCTTAAAACTGCCACAATCGCATGATCCGAAGCATCCGTAGTGATAATAAATGGCCGTTCAAAATCTGGATATTGTAGTATTGGTTGTGTACAGAGTTCTTTACACAATAGTTCAAAACTCCCTTGTTGTTCTTCAGTCCATTGGAAAGGGGTTCCTTTTCCCAACAGCTGAACTAGTGGTTTTGCCTTTAGAGAGTAATCCTTGATGAATCGGCGATAGTATTCCGTCAGTCCCAGAAACTGTTGCACATTCTTCTGTGTTTTTGAAATCGGAAAGTTTCTTACAGCGTGAAGTTTCCTAGGATCTGGTTTAACCCCGTCAGCAGACAAAATGTGTCCCAGATAGGCAACCTCTTTGcgtaggaattcgcatttattaGTCTGTAGAGTAAGTCCATATTCCCTGAGGCGATCGAAtagttttttaactttaatttcgtgtTCACGCAGCGATGAAGAGAAAACAATCATATCATCTATGAACACAAGTACGTTTTCCAGGCCTGATGTTACCCGGTTCATGACGCGTTGGAATGTCGGCGGTGCGTTCttcaaaccaaaaggcatacgCACAAACTCGAAATGTCCATGTGGGGTTGTAAACGCGGTCTTCTGTCTGTCCTTTGGGTTCATTTCAATCTGATGAAATCCATTTGCCAAATCAaatattgagaagtattttgctccGCCTACTTTGTCCagtatttctggaatattatgtaatggaaacttgtcgcctgttgttttttcgtttaatgtaCGGAAGTCGATTACCATTCGCCACCGTACATAAAGGAGAATTGTACGGTGAGGTGGATGGTCTAATAATACCCTGCGATAGCAGAGCTCCAACCTGTCGTTGTATCTCCTCCTGATGTACCGGTGGGTATCGATACTGTCTAGTATTAATCGGGATGTCGTCTGTTGTGTAAATGGAGCgatgaaaatttggaacctTGCCCAGGTTATCTCCAGGTAGGAAAAATCTATCCGAAAATTCCCTGACAATTTTGAACACATGTTGTCGTTCTTCAGAGTTTAGATGATCGGTCCTTCAAAGATCTTGGATACGCATAGTTCAGTCTTCCTTTGTTTCCTTTGCTAGATGCGAAGGAATAGGATCGTCATCCGATGAGTCAAAAATCTCATACGGATGTATGCGTTGTGGTTCACtgtcgatttcgatttcgtcttCTCCGGTGTTTGTGGCTAAGTCATAGCAAATTCCATCGTGATTGCAGACTGCTGCTTCTCCAATGTAGACCTGTTCAGGTGTCTTGATTCGTGCTAGGTACCCTTCCTTAACCTCCAGATTTGCGACTGGAACTGCAATTTGGAGAGCTCTGCGTCCTGGTAATCGATGTTTAATTGGCAATGCTGGATGCAGTTCCATCTCTTCAGCGTTACTGAAGAATATGGGTTTAATAGGTTGGTTACGAGTTACCAAGGTTTTATGGTAATAAGAAATTTCAGCCCCTTCCTGTAATAAAAGAGGGCTTTCTATGAGTCCATCAGCGGAAATAGGCAAGTCCTCTACTACGTAAAATTCTGTAGCAGatccattaatttgcaaactgGTAGTTCCCAAGGTTCGGATCGTAGATGATGCGAGCTCAGCGATTTTAAGACCTTCCTTCGATGTGATTCCGGCTTTTTCTCCTAGAGCATGAAGAACTACCAGATTTACAGAAGCTCCtccatcaattagaaattctccCGTTCCTTTTACCAGTTCTGGAACCTTGATCCTGATGCGCGGAGTTGGTGCTTCCTTGATTCGTCTTCCTGTTTCTGGTCTGCAAATCGGACCATTTTCCGGCGATCTTCGTTGCGTACGCTCACCGCCTCGCCGTTTGGGTGAGCGTTGTTGGAGTTTAAAGGTTTCCTCAAAGGTGAGAAATTCCCTCCTGACTCCCTTCGATACCGGAATCGGGGTCTTTCGCGGCGAggtgatttttcacaatccTTCCAACCGTGTTCGACCGTACTGCAGTAtgggcaataaaagtcgtaAACATCGTGTTCGGTGTTGAACGGCTCGTCATATTTTGGTGCCTCCGGTGAGTGGTTTGGAGAGCGTGAATAATCATGTTTACGTAAAGTCAATGC
This region of Osmia bicornis bicornis chromosome 5, iOsmBic2.1, whole genome shotgun sequence genomic DNA includes:
- the LOC123987790 gene encoding histone H1-like, encoding MEEKNSSGNTATVENSVANPSPAKKSVKSKTKSQRTKSSHPSTADMVNAAIKALQDRKGSSLQAIKKYIATTYKVDGEKMAPFIKKYLKTAVTAGAVVQTTGKGASGSFKLSTSSKGSESKSKSKRLVKRTVSAAAEKKAVEKPASPKKATAPKKAPVVKKPAAAAKKQSSSKKAAKTVAAKITESVKRKAAPPPKNLSKAKKATKAPAAKTKTPKPKTAKSPKIARAAAKK
- the LOC123987843 gene encoding uncharacterized protein LOC123987843, with the protein product MDSDSNSYGFEKRLEIFQKFLETCTNTFRLNKEHVNEKVWLKVQKDIVHVNTESGANYQLANIEFDPEEWKLIKRVIITETVGEQGIEMPRTEIQQENAENISEEIGMELLSDEVNDKEEVNQKDVTDVKSDGKLDRSKDGKKDDVQSMGVIKSTVNTLCTTVSNMMSCWKEHVVSTGNAISNIEATNKENDAKLSKLEDSVRTLTELLKTIRQEKTGKKIDEESQSLSKNKAVEFNSVVSGDESNSVDEKIALAVRKELEKLNAKSTSGTTKSLADEFRDTIKFELVSKESGVKRDYKLTSHMKLEHIYDYFSSELRMHDLLYVVDTKSVLLAGA